The proteins below are encoded in one region of Mangifera indica cultivar Alphonso chromosome 7, CATAS_Mindica_2.1, whole genome shotgun sequence:
- the LOC123220127 gene encoding protein CDI, which produces MTMSNGYGHPVRCNGEAETDKPFKIFVGYDPREDLAYEVCRHSILKHSSIPVEIIPIVQSDLRKKGLYWRERGQTESTEFSFSRFLTPYLADYDGWAMFVDCDFLYLTDIKELRDLIDDKYAIMCVHHDYTPKETTKMDGAVQTVYPRKNWSSMVLYNCGHPKNKVLTPEVVNTQTGAFLHRFQWLQDEEIGSIPFVWNFLEGHNRVVENDPTTFPKAIHYTRGGPWFEAWKNCEFADLWLIEMEEYMKERKKTTEN; this is translated from the coding sequence ATGACTATGAGTAATGGTTATGGACACCCAGTTAGATGTAATGGAGAAGCGGAAACTGACAAACCCTTCAAGATCTTCGTGGGTTATGATCCACGCGAAGATCTTGCTTATGAGGTGTGCCGCCATTCAATCTTGAAGCATTCCTCAATTCCTGTTGAAATTATACCCATTGTGCAGTCAGATCTTCGAAAAAAAGGCCTATACTGGCGTGAACGAGGCCAAACTGAGAGTACTGAGTTCTCCTTCTCTCGGTTCTTGACCCCTTACTTAGCTGATTATGATGGTTGGGCTATGTTTGTTGATTGCGATTTTCTTTACTTAACTGATATCAAAGAATTAAGGGACTTGATTGATGATAAGTATGCTATAATGTGTGTGCATCATGATTATACGCCTAAGGAAACCACAAAAATGGATGGGGCGGTGCAAACAGTGTATCCAAGGAAAAATTGGTCTTCAATGGTGTTGTATAACTGTGGTCACCCAAAGAATAAGGTATTGACACCTGAAGTTGTGAACACACAAACAGGTGCATTTCTTCATAGGTTTCAGTGGCTACAAGATGAAGAAATTGGGTCTATCCCGTTTGTGTGGAACTTTCTTGAGGGACATAACAGGGTTGTTGAGAATGATCCCACTACATTTCCAAAGGCAATACATTACACTCGTGGAGGACCGTGGTTTGAGGCTTGGAAAAATTGCGAGTTTGCAGATCTTTGGTTAATTGAAATGGAGGAGTACatgaaggaaagaaagaagacaaCTGAGAATTAG